The following are encoded in a window of Flavobacterium psychrotrophum genomic DNA:
- a CDS encoding ComEC/Rec2 family competence protein, producing MKVVKYPIIPLTIFMSAGIFTGFHVLWLYGIVPYLLIVCCIFTAITYYFSRRTIIQKPYFAASLALMAFILGLAAQSLYYAPNNPKHYSHFLEDNAAQVLRGVISERLKPNDYSEKYFLDITGIEKQLATGKLLVTVPKDSLNKPLHPGDVIFVTGTLRPITPALNPYQFDYAAYMEKQNIFHQIKLKDNYLASGKDKGFNYHINHLRKTLISSFSIQHFSPATQNLINALLFGQRQDMDTETNTDYTNAGVIHILAISGLHFTLLFAMLNWLLAPLKRLRKSGIVVHFVTILALMWLFAFLTGLSASVVRSVVMFSFLMVGEAMRRRVSIYNSLAVSALVLLLVKPAFLFDAGFQLSYLAVLGIVWLQPIYKKWPRSKYRLIAMTQDLVAVSLAAQLAVLPLSLYYFNQFPLLFLLANIVVIPLSNAVLVLGIITLILNFIFPTLAIWVGKLLEFCIIIMNGFIKWIASFESLVIKNIPFTLLLNLCLYTVIILAVLYIYKQTYRRAAAALVAVLIFQLAYIGTAYTIKNHNELVVFHNYDYTLLAQKHGDSVIIKGNDSLALQNRNILAYAKGNFNPKLNVLPLTNLAWHHNKKILIIDSTGVYDSLSRPDILLLTQSPKINFDRTLHFLHPKTVVADATNYKTYITRWEATCVKQKIPFHATGEKGSYVVE from the coding sequence ATGAAGGTAGTAAAATACCCCATTATCCCTTTAACAATATTTATGTCAGCCGGTATTTTTACCGGCTTTCATGTATTATGGCTCTATGGTATTGTTCCCTATTTACTAATAGTCTGCTGCATTTTTACAGCAATAACCTATTACTTTTCCCGCAGAACCATAATCCAAAAACCTTATTTTGCGGCATCGCTTGCACTAATGGCTTTTATACTGGGTTTGGCAGCACAGTCGCTTTACTATGCACCAAATAACCCAAAGCATTACAGTCATTTCTTAGAAGATAACGCCGCACAGGTACTCCGCGGAGTAATTAGCGAAAGGCTAAAACCAAACGACTACAGCGAAAAATATTTTCTTGACATAACCGGCATCGAAAAGCAACTCGCCACCGGAAAATTACTTGTTACTGTACCTAAAGACAGCCTGAATAAACCACTGCACCCCGGAGACGTTATATTTGTAACCGGAACTCTTAGACCCATCACCCCCGCCCTTAACCCATACCAGTTTGATTACGCCGCTTATATGGAAAAGCAAAACATTTTCCATCAAATTAAACTGAAGGATAATTATTTGGCATCCGGGAAGGATAAAGGTTTTAACTACCACATTAACCACCTTCGCAAAACACTCATTAGTAGTTTTAGTATACAGCACTTCTCCCCTGCTACCCAAAACCTCATCAACGCCCTGCTCTTTGGGCAGCGGCAGGATATGGATACCGAAACTAATACTGATTATACTAATGCCGGTGTAATACATATACTCGCCATATCAGGACTGCATTTCACCTTACTGTTTGCCATGCTCAACTGGCTTTTGGCTCCGCTTAAAAGACTCAGAAAATCAGGGATCGTTGTCCACTTTGTCACTATCCTTGCATTAATGTGGCTTTTCGCATTCCTTACGGGGCTATCAGCTTCGGTGGTGCGCTCAGTAGTAATGTTCAGTTTCCTTATGGTGGGCGAAGCTATGCGCCGCAGGGTAAGCATTTACAACTCGCTTGCAGTATCGGCACTGGTACTGTTATTGGTAAAACCCGCCTTTTTATTTGATGCCGGTTTTCAGCTAAGCTACCTGGCAGTACTGGGCATTGTGTGGCTACAGCCCATTTACAAAAAATGGCCACGCAGCAAATACCGCCTCATTGCCATGACGCAAGATCTTGTAGCCGTATCACTTGCAGCACAGCTTGCCGTACTACCACTTAGTCTGTATTATTTTAATCAGTTCCCCCTGCTGTTTTTACTTGCTAATATTGTAGTAATACCACTTTCTAATGCGGTCCTTGTACTAGGTATCATAACACTTATACTGAATTTTATTTTCCCGACACTGGCAATATGGGTTGGCAAACTACTGGAATTTTGCATTATCATTATGAATGGCTTTATAAAATGGATCGCTTCTTTTGAAAGCCTGGTTATTAAAAACATCCCTTTTACATTACTACTCAATCTCTGCCTTTATACTGTTATTATACTTGCAGTCTTATATATTTATAAGCAAACCTACCGCAGGGCAGCAGCGGCACTTGTTGCGGTACTGATATTTCAGCTAGCATACATCGGCACAGCTTACACCATCAAAAACCATAATGAGCTTGTGGTATTCCATAATTACGATTACACATTGCTGGCGCAAAAACATGGCGACAGCGTTATCATAAAAGGCAATGACAGCCTTGCCCTGCAAAACCGGAACATACTGGCATACGCCAAAGGAAACTTTAACCCAAAATTAAATGTCCTCCCATTAACCAACCTGGCATGGCACCACAATAAAAAGATACTTATCATTGACAGTACAGGCGTATACGACAGCCTCAGCAGGCCGGATATCCTTTTACTTACGCAATCACCTAAAATAAATTTTGACCGCACCCTGCACTTCTTACACCCTAAAACCGTAGTAGCCGACGCTACCAATTATAAAACCTACATTACCCGTTGGGAAGCAACTTGCGTAAAACAAAAAATCCCTTTTCACGCTACAGGCGAAAAGGGATCGTATGTAGTAGAGTAG